The Terriglobus roseus region CTGATGTTCTGGATCCGGCTCTGCTGCGTCCAGGTCGTTTTGATCGCCGCGTGATCGTGGATCGTCCTGACATCCGTGGCCGTGAGGAAGTCCTCAAGGTCCACGCGAAGAAGGTTCCCATGGCCGACGACGTCAACCTGAACGTCCTCGCTCGTGGCACACCGGGCTTCAGCGGTGCAGACCTGGCGAACATGGTGAACGAGGCTGCTCTGACGGCTGCTCGCCACAATCGCAAGGCCGTGCACATGTTCGACTTCGAAGTCGCCAAGGACAAGGTCCTGATGGGTGCGGAGCGCAAGAGCATGTTGCTTTCCGACCAGGAGAAGAAGGTAACGGCGTACCACGAAGCCGGTCATACCCTCGTTTCTGCTCTGACGGAAAACAGCGATCCGCTGCACAAGGTCACCATCATCCCGCGCGGTATGGCGCTGGGTGTAACGGTGTACCTGCCGGAAGAGGATCAGCACACTGTCACCAAGGGCTACCTGCAGGCTCGTCTGGCCATGATGATGGGCGGACGCTGTGCCGAGGAAATCTTCCTGAAGGAGATGACCACGGGCGCAGGAAATGACATTGAGCGTGCTACGGAACTGGCACGCAAGATGGTCTGCGAATACGGCATGTCCAACATGGGACCGATGACCTACGGCAAGAAGGAAGGCGGCGAAATCTTCCTGGGTCGCGAGATCCAGCAGCACCGCGACTTCTCCGATTCGACGGCCCAGGCCATCGATGCTGAAGTGAAGCGGTTCATGGATGAGGCTTACCGTCACGCCTATAACGTGCTGGATGGCAACCACGACATCATGCATCGCATGAGCCAGCTTCTGCTGGAGCGTGAGACGCTGGATGCCGAAGAGATCAAGCTGATTATCGAAGGCAAGGATCTGCCGCCGATTAAGTCTGCTCTCGCTTACGCCGAACCCGGCGGTGGCGATACGCAGAAGGTCATCAAGCCGGATACAGGCCGCGCGCCTGGCTTCGGTGAAGGTCGTCCTTCTCCTGCTTAATCCCTAATCATCACGAAACATCAGAAAAGCCCACTCTTCGGAGTGGGCTTTCTGTTTTTGCTCTCATCGCTCGGGGTCAGATACGCAGGAAGAGTTTTCGCTGGAACATCCAGTAGAGAATCAACCAGTAGGTGATCATCACAGCAATGCCCATCATTAGTGGCTCAAGTCCCGCGCCGAAGATCATGAAGGGGCGCAGGCCTAAGTGAATCTGAAAGCTGTTGGTGATGAACCTGCCCCACAGCTCTGCGATCAGGTACGCCGCGATGGAGTTCATGCCAACCACCGTGAGGGGAAAAGCCCAGCGACGAATCTGTTTTACTTCAATGATCCATGTGAATGCAGCGAGGAAGAGGAAGCAGACGCCTCCGCTAAACAGCGTCCATGCTGGTGTCCAGATGCGTTTGACGATGGGGCAGATGTGGCTGAAGTGAAGCAGTAATGCCGCGGCGATCAGGATGCCAGCGGCCTGCAGCATGCGGCGTAAAGGGAAATCTGGTTCAGCAGCCTTAATCCAACGTCCGCAGGCAAGGCCCAACAGCATGGTTCCGAGTGTTGGAATGAAGCTGAGGGTGAGATAGCCACCGCCATTGAATAGGAACGGATGTTCTCGCGGGAAGAGATTCAGAAACCAGACGTCGAAGGCCTGACCCAGATTGCTGTTCTTGTTCCAATGAGCCAGGAAGCCTGTGAAGTTGTGATGCCAGTCTGCGGGAACACCGACTGCAGCATAGTTGAAGTCGGCTGCAGGTAACGGATACAGCGCCCACGCTGCCCAATAGCCAACAAGAATGATGCCCAGTGCAGTCCATTGCCAACGGGGCCGTGCGAAGGCCAACAGGAACGCGATTGGATAACCGAGTCCGATCTGTGTAAGCGTGTCTTCGAAAGTGAAGTTCGTCATCACGCTGTGCGTAGAGCGCAGGAAAATGCCGAGTGCGATGAGAAGAATCGCTCGCCACAGCGTGTGCAGCATCATGCGGGAGAAGCTCTCGCCACGACGCAAACGGCTTGCAATTGAGTAGGGAAGCGCAACACCCACGAGGAATGTAAATCCGGGCTGGATGGTGTCGTGCAAGGACATGCCTGCCCATTCAACGTGGCTCTGGTTGAAGGCGAGGATGTGCCAGAAACGGCTGTCAGGGTAAGCGCGCGAGACCGCGCCGAAGCGCAGTACCTCTCCCATCATGAGGAGCATCACAAGACCGCGGTAGGCATCCACCGCGATGTTTCGTCGTGGTGCGTTGGGCTTTGCAGACTCTGTGATCGTCGGCTGTGGTTGTGCCGTTTCCAATGTGAGAGAAGCCATTCGGTTCCTCCAGTTTTGCGATTTATGAAAGCGTCGGAGCGTTTGTGTCTTTGCGAAATGCCAGCAGGACCAGTGCGGTGCCAATGAGTAATGCTGCCGCCGTCGCGGAAAGCCCCACAACGTAGCTGTGCGTGCGGTCGAGCAGCCATCCGGTGGCATACGGGCCGAGGAAGCCGCCAATGTTGCCAATGGAGTTGATAAGTGCAATTGCAAAGGCTACCGCGACCGGCGATATGCGCTGACTAACTCCTGCCCAGAAGACAGGCATCGAGACATACACGCCGAACGATGCGATGGATATGGCAAACAGCAGCATTGGCAGCGAAGGCGCAAACGCGGTCAGCAGAAAGCCCGCGCAGCCGGAGAGAAACGATGCTGCAAGTATCCAGCGGCGGCTGCCACCACGTGCGGCGATGCGATCAGACCAGCGGCACCACGGCAATAGTGTGATGGCTCCCACGGCGTACGGCAGTGCGTTCAGCCAGCCCAGCCACCGCAGACTTACACCGTGACTCGCAATCAATCGAGGTGTCCAGAAGCCGAGTTCGTAGAGACCGATCATCAGCATGAAATAGGTGGCTGCGAGCATTGCCAGCAGACCTATCGGCGATCGTTCTGAGCCTGTGGCATGGATGGTCGCAGAGGCCTCTTCTTCAATGCTCTGCTGCAGCATCTGCTTGTCTTCGTCACTGAGCCATGTGGCTGTGTCCGGCCCTGCATCCAGTAGCCATGGGACCGCAAATCCAAGAATGATGGCGGGTATCGCCTCCAGCAAAAAGAGCCATTGCCATCCGTGCAGACCACCTACCCCGTTCATGCGCAATAGTGCCGCAGAGATCGGCGAACCGATGACGCTGGAGAGTGGAATCGCCAGATATAGCAGTGCAAGAATTCCAGCGCGCGCCTTCCCGGGAAGCCAGCGTGTCAGGTAATAGACGATGCCGGGCAGGAAACCAGATTCTGCTGCGCCAAGCAGGAAACGCAGCGTGATGTATGCGGGAGCACCGTGAACAAAAGCAGTGGCGCAGCCAACAACGCCCCACGTGATCATCAACACTGCAACCCAGCGCGGCGCGCCGACTTTCACGATCATGTAGTTGCTGGGGATGGCTAGAACCATGTAGCCGAGGAAGAAGACTCCTGCAGCGAGGCCATAAGTGGCGTCAGATAGGCCGAGATCATGGTTCATGGTGAGCGCTGCGAAGCTCACGTTCACGCGGTCAAGAAACGCAACCAGATACAGCAAGAGTGCCAGCGGCGCGACGCGTAGAGAGATGCGGCGATAGAGCGCAAGTTGTTCGGTGGAATA contains the following coding sequences:
- the ftsH gene encoding ATP-dependent zinc metalloprotease FtsH produces the protein MNSTVKTVLIWVLMIACVISVWQFVMHSATGGHDSLITLSQLQDYADKGRVADVTVNGTDVTGHFKDSKESFHTTIPSNYPDLYKSLHDKGVNITIKDQSNSFWFAALVQFLPMMLILGVFLFFLRQMQSGGNKALSFGKSRARLLSLQQKKVTFKDVAGVDEAKEELKEIIEFLREAQKFQKLGGRIPKGVLLVGPPGTGKTLLARAVAGEANVPFFSISGSDFVEMFVGVGASRVRDLFEQGKKNAPCIIFIDEIDAVGRHRGAGLGGGHDEREQTLNQLLVEMDGFESNEGVILIAATNRPDVLDPALLRPGRFDRRVIVDRPDIRGREEVLKVHAKKVPMADDVNLNVLARGTPGFSGADLANMVNEAALTAARHNRKAVHMFDFEVAKDKVLMGAERKSMLLSDQEKKVTAYHEAGHTLVSALTENSDPLHKVTIIPRGMALGVTVYLPEEDQHTVTKGYLQARLAMMMGGRCAEEIFLKEMTTGAGNDIERATELARKMVCEYGMSNMGPMTYGKKEGGEIFLGREIQQHRDFSDSTAQAIDAEVKRFMDEAYRHAYNVLDGNHDIMHRMSQLLLERETLDAEEIKLIIEGKDLPPIKSALAYAEPGGGDTQKVIKPDTGRAPGFGEGRPSPA
- a CDS encoding acyltransferase family protein; amino-acid sequence: MASLTLETAQPQPTITESAKPNAPRRNIAVDAYRGLVMLLMMGEVLRFGAVSRAYPDSRFWHILAFNQSHVEWAGMSLHDTIQPGFTFLVGVALPYSIASRLRRGESFSRMMLHTLWRAILLIALGIFLRSTHSVMTNFTFEDTLTQIGLGYPIAFLLAFARPRWQWTALGIILVGYWAAWALYPLPAADFNYAAVGVPADWHHNFTGFLAHWNKNSNLGQAFDVWFLNLFPREHPFLFNGGGYLTLSFIPTLGTMLLGLACGRWIKAAEPDFPLRRMLQAAGILIAAALLLHFSHICPIVKRIWTPAWTLFSGGVCFLFLAAFTWIIEVKQIRRWAFPLTVVGMNSIAAYLIAELWGRFITNSFQIHLGLRPFMIFGAGLEPLMMGIAVMITYWLILYWMFQRKLFLRI
- a CDS encoding MFS transporter, giving the protein MAYSTEQLALYRRISLRVAPLALLLYLVAFLDRVNVSFAALTMNHDLGLSDATYGLAAGVFFLGYMVLAIPSNYMIVKVGAPRWVAVLMITWGVVGCATAFVHGAPAYITLRFLLGAAESGFLPGIVYYLTRWLPGKARAGILALLYLAIPLSSVIGSPISAALLRMNGVGGLHGWQWLFLLEAIPAIILGFAVPWLLDAGPDTATWLSDEDKQMLQQSIEEEASATIHATGSERSPIGLLAMLAATYFMLMIGLYELGFWTPRLIASHGVSLRWLGWLNALPYAVGAITLLPWCRWSDRIAARGGSRRWILAASFLSGCAGFLLTAFAPSLPMLLFAISIASFGVYVSMPVFWAGVSQRISPVAVAFAIALINSIGNIGGFLGPYATGWLLDRTHSYVVGLSATAAALLIGTALVLLAFRKDTNAPTLS